The segment GACATGTGCCTATATCTTCTAAATAAAGGGCATATTGCAACCGTTCCCGGTTCTGCCTTCGGTGACGATCACTGCATCCGCATTTCGTATGCCACTTCAGATGAAAATCTTGCAGAAGCTATGAAAAGAATGAAGGCTTCATTGGAAAAATTACAATAAAATTAACCACTCAAATAAACAAATACTAAATAATAATGGCTTTACATTATGAATTAAGACAGGCATCTAATCCTATAGATGCCAAAGGTTATGATACCTCAAGGTTGCGTAAGGATTTTTTAATGCAAAATCTGATGGTTCCCGGTGATATTAATATGGTTTATACTTTATTTGACCGTCTTATCGTTGGTGGCTGTGTTCCGGCCGGCAAAGAAATATTACTCGAAACCATTGACCCCTTAAAAGCTAAATATTTTCTTGAACGCAGGGAATTGGGAATTATCAATGTAGGTGGAAAAGGTATGGTTAAGGCTGATGATAAGACCTATGAACTTGATTTTAAAGAGGCTCTATACATCGGCAAAGGAAATAAGGAAGTTGTTTTTTCCAGCAAAGATGCTGCACATCCTGCTCATTTTTATTTTAATTCGGCCCCTGCACATGCTGTTTTCCCCAATAAGAAAGTTACTGTCCAGGATGCAGTTAAGGTTGATCTGGGCTCTTTGGAAACATCAAATGAACGCAGAATCAATAAGCTTTTGGTTAATTCTGTCGTAGAGACCTGTCAGTTACAAATGGGGATGACTGAATTAAAGACCGGAAGTGTATGGAATACTATGCCTGCCCATACCCATTCCCGCCGTATGGAAGCTTATTTTTATTTTGAAGTTCCCAATGACCAGGTTGTTTGCCATTTTATGGGTGAACCTAAAGAAACCCGCCATATTTGGATGAAAAACGAAGATGCAGTCATTTCTCCCAATTGGTCGATTCATGCTGCTGCCGCTACTCACAACTATACCTTTATTTGGGGTATGGCTGGCGAAAATCTGGATTATGACGATAAAGATGAATGCAGAAATGAAGATTTAATGTAGAAGTTCTTTGGAAGTTGAAAAGTAGAAAAGGTTTACATGGTATTTGATTTATTTAATTTAAAAGGGAGAATTGCCTTGGTGACAGGTGCAACTCATGGCTTGGGTATGGCAATGGCTACGGGACTTGCACAAGCGGGTGCTACTTTGGTGATTAATTCTTCTTCTGATCAACATTTGGCCGAGGCTTTAAGTGAATATAAAAAGGCCGGGGTTGAAGCCAAGGGTTATGTTTTCGATGTTGCAAATGAGGCTGAAGTCATTGAGACTGTTGCAAAAATTGAAAGGGAAATTGGCGTTATTGATATTCTGGTTAATAATGCCGGTATCATTAAACGTGTTCCCCTGGAGGATATGGCGGTTGCTGATTTCAAAAAAGTAGTGGATATTGATTTGGTTGGGCCTTTCATCATGTCAAAACATGTTGTAAAAGGCATGATTGCAAAGAAATCCGGAAAGATCATCAACGTATGCTCTATGATGAGTGAACTGGGCAGAAGCGATGTGGGTGCTTATGCTGCTGCAAAAGGTGGTTTGAAGATGCTGACCAGGAATATGGCTTGCGAATGGGCTAAATATAATATCCAGGTAAATGGCATCGGTCCTGGTTATTTTGCTACCGAGCAAACTGCTCCGATTCGTGTTGAAGGACATCCTTTTAATGAATTCGTTATTAAACGTACTCCTGCTGAACGTTGGGGCCTTCCTGAAGATTTGGTGGGTTCGGTTGTTTACCTTGCTTCTAAGGCTTCCGATTATGTAAACGGCCATATTCTATATGTTGATGGCGGCTTTTTGATTGCTGTTGGAAAACACAGTGGCGAACAATAATTCATTTCGATTATTACAAGTATAAAAAAATCGGATGTCAATTTTTGACATCCGATTTTTTTTTATTAGGTCGTTATTTTATTAATCTATAATAGTATCGAAATTTTCTGTCGTATCAGCAGCAATAGTGTCATGAGAGACGACCATTTCCCTTGCTCTTCCCCTCAAATCAATCCATGGTGAATTTTTAGCAGTGTCCTCTGAAGAAATTTCTCTTCTGCGGAGCATCAAATACCTGATCATCGAAAAATATCTCTGGTAACGTAGACGCAATTGGCCAGTAGAATCAAAGCAAAATTTATAGGTTTTAGGATGGGGAATGATACTGGCCAGGAAAATACTTTCCGTCAGGTTTAGATCTACCGGGCGTTTATTGAAATAAAAATTACTGGCTTCCGTTATGCCATAAATTCCGGGCCCCCATTCAATCAGGTTCAGATAGTCCTCAAACATTTTTGACTTGGTTGAAAGG is part of the Bacteroidota bacterium genome and harbors:
- a CDS encoding aspartate aminotransferase; the protein is DMCLYLLNKGHIATVPGSAFGDDHCIRISYATSDENLAEAMKRMKASLEKLQ
- the kduI gene encoding 5-dehydro-4-deoxy-D-glucuronate isomerase produces the protein MALHYELRQASNPIDAKGYDTSRLRKDFLMQNLMVPGDINMVYTLFDRLIVGGCVPAGKEILLETIDPLKAKYFLERRELGIINVGGKGMVKADDKTYELDFKEALYIGKGNKEVVFSSKDAAHPAHFYFNSAPAHAVFPNKKVTVQDAVKVDLGSLETSNERRINKLLVNSVVETCQLQMGMTELKTGSVWNTMPAHTHSRRMEAYFYFEVPNDQVVCHFMGEPKETRHIWMKNEDAVISPNWSIHAAAATHNYTFIWGMAGENLDYDDKDECRNEDLM
- a CDS encoding gluconate 5-dehydrogenase, encoding MVFDLFNLKGRIALVTGATHGLGMAMATGLAQAGATLVINSSSDQHLAEALSEYKKAGVEAKGYVFDVANEAEVIETVAKIEREIGVIDILVNNAGIIKRVPLEDMAVADFKKVVDIDLVGPFIMSKHVVKGMIAKKSGKIINVCSMMSELGRSDVGAYAAAKGGLKMLTRNMACEWAKYNIQVNGIGPGYFATEQTAPIRVEGHPFNEFVIKRTPAERWGLPEDLVGSVVYLASKASDYVNGHILYVDGGFLIAVGKHSGEQ